The Herminiimonas arsenitoxidans sequence GCTTGCGTAGACGCAATGCAATCGCACACGGTATGACGTGCAGCGCCATGAGTTTGAGCAGCGCCAAGCCATCATGAAAATAACGCCGCCACAATGCAGGCTCCTCCTTGATGCGCCACAACCATTCGAATCCCAGACGTCTAACCCAGATCGGTGCGCGAACGATGGTTCCAGCGACGAAATTCACCACTGCGCCAAGATGGCTGATGACAGGTACATGCAAAGTAGACAGATTGTGTTCTATCCACGCCTGTCCTTTTTTTGCACCCAACGCTACCACTAGAAAATCCGGCTGGCTGGCATTGATGCGATTGATGATTACGCTACTGCTCATTTGTTCTACGCTACCAAAGCCGGGCGCATCATGACCTACGCAGGTCAGACCAGACGGAATCATATTCAATTTTTCTTCAGCTTTTTCTGCCACGCCATCCGGTCCACCGAAAAAATATACGCGCAGCTTCGTCTTGGTTTGCTCGCGTAATTTTTCAAACAAGCTGGAGCCGGCGACACGTTCACGTACCGGCAAGCCAAGTAGTCGTGCAATCCATACCAGCGGCATGCCATCCACTACCGACAAATCGCTGCGTATTACCGAATCGCGAAAATCCCCTCCGTCCAAACTAGCAACAGCGAAATTCAAATTTGGTGTCGATAGAAAACAGCGCTCGCCGTTTTGTGCAGCGTCTACCACTTTATCTACCGCCTGCTGCATGCTGACCACATCAAACGGCAGGCCGAGTATGCACACTACCTTGCGCTGGAAATCGGTTTTGATCGGGTAGCCAGTCATTGCATCCACATCGAATGACGATATCTGCGCTGTATGATTACTCTGCATCGCGCTTCGCCCTCACCCATTCAAGCTGCCGATTCACAAAGAACTTCATGTACAAAGGAATTTTCCAGAAGGCATAGCCGAGTGCGGAAAACAAATCCTTTAAGCTGAGTACATCTTGAGCAAAGCGTTGCCACGACAACAATATCGCCAATGACAAGGCACCTAGAATCACCGTGCTCAGTAACAATGGAGCCATGAATTTGAAGAGTGCATAGTTCAACAAGGTGATAACAAATGCGGCGAGAGCAAGCAGTGTCAACAAGGCTAGCGGTGGCACGCACATATCCAGCGCCATCGCGAGCAATACACGATTACGTTGAACCATACCTTGCACTAACAAGCGCCAGCCATCACTGATGATCATGCCCATGTGACCATGCTCCCAGCGCGTACGCTGCATGCGCGTCGCTTCTTCACCTATCGGAAAATAACTGATCACGCATGCTTCGGGGCAGAACAAGGGCGCGGCACCGTCTCTCGCCATCTCTATACCCAGTTTCATGTCTTCGGCCAGATGGCCGTTCGCCAGCGATGCATTCGCAATCAAAGCCCACGGA is a genomic window containing:
- a CDS encoding WecB/TagA/CpsF family glycosyltransferase, giving the protein MQSNHTAQISSFDVDAMTGYPIKTDFQRKVVCILGLPFDVVSMQQAVDKVVDAAQNGERCFLSTPNLNFAVASLDGGDFRDSVIRSDLSVVDGMPLVWIARLLGLPVRERVAGSSLFEKLREQTKTKLRVYFFGGPDGVAEKAEEKLNMIPSGLTCVGHDAPGFGSVEQMSSSVIINRINASQPDFLVVALGAKKGQAWIEHNLSTLHVPVISHLGAVVNFVAGTIVRAPIWVRRLGFEWLWRIKEEPALWRRYFHDGLALLKLMALHVIPCAIALRLRKPDMLAISEAKIALIQHGSHCMITASGAWGDENLSPMRLAFSEATASRCDIRIDFSAVTQIDSACIALLMLLYGHQSKINRDFILSNVQPDVRHLLRMVCADYLVAVDQTVLATC